tgtaatcccagcactttgggaggctgagtgggcagatcacctgaggtcaggagttcgagaccagcctggccaacgtggagaaaccctgtctctactaaaactacaaaattagctgggtgtggtggcgggcacctgtaatcccagctactcggaaggctgaggcaggagaatcacttgaacccgggaggcagaagttgcagtgagccgagatggtgccattgcactctagcctgggcaaaaagaatgaaactccctaaaaaacaaaaacaaaaacaaaacaaacaaaaacactatgctgaggaaaagaagccagacaccaaaaaaaaaccatatgctgtatgactccacttatatgCACTCCTGGGACAGACACACTGAGCTTTGGCTGGAAAAATCATTATAGTGCTCACCTCTGAGAGCTGGGGTGGGGACCGACTGGGAAGGGGCACAGGGAGGCTTTCTAGGATGATGATATTGTTCTGTAATTTGTCGCAGGGGTGGGTTACACAGGTGCCTGCCTATGTCCAAACTTACCAGACTGTTCACTTAAGATCTGTCCATTTCActgtatataaatgttttattttacctaaaaaatgaaaatgtaaaaaaaaggaataaatgaataagtaaatcaaCACAACCCACATCTTTCTCCTTGGCAGCTCTGCTAACCAGATCCCCAAATGGGCGGCTTTTTCTTGGGCCTCTCGGCTCCAGCCATGGTCATCTCCCTAAGGCTCCCAGCTGCCACCTCACCCTCTGCAGTCTGTTCCCCACCAGGCTTCCAGGGGGAGCCTGGAAACAACCTACGTAGGATCCTGACGCTGTACTCAGCACCCTCCCACAGCTCTCATCTCTCAGATTAAAGCCAGAATCCATCCTGGCCACACCTGTGGGGCTTTGCACACCAGCCTCCAAAGTCCCCTGGCCTCTGCTCCTCACCTCctccttgctttttcattttatttatttttttttagacagagtcttgctctgtcgcccaggctggagtgcagtggcgtgatctcagctcactgcagtctcaacctcccgggttcaagcaattctcctgcctcagcctcccaagtagctgggaccacaggcacgcgccatcacacctggctaatctttttgtatttttagtagaaacagggtttcaccatgttggccaggctggtcttgaactcctgacctcaggtgatctgcccgccttggcctcccaaagtgctgggattacaggcatgagccactgcgcccggccttactCACTTTCTGAAACAGATTAGAGCCTCCCTCCACAATgactgttccctctgcccaggAGGCCGTCCTTGGCCAACTGCTTGTCTCACCCATCACCCCTTCAGGTCTGTTCAGACATCGAGTTCCCAGAGAGGCTCCCCCAACCACTGTAAGCGACAGCCAGCCGCTCCTGCACACACCTTGACTGCCTctcttcctgttttatttttcatggcaGAGCTCCCCGCCCCTCCACCTGTGTCTATATAAGGTCTGTCCTCACTCGAACGTCAGGGTCCAGAAGCCAGGACTCTTTGTCTTGCTCCTGGCTGTCATACAGCAGATTCTCAATGAACCTTGCTTGAATGACTGCATGGGCGACCAGGACACTTTGCCCTCGAGCCCTGCTGGTGGCATCCACAGCTCTCCATCTTCCTGCAAACACTCCGGGCCAGCCTCTCCCCAGACGCACCCCTGAACAGAACACCTCCACCCGGGGCGATGAGgtttccttgaagacagctttcaTGTGCTCCAGCCTTGGATTCCCCCCATTTTTAAGGCACGTAGGCCTTTCATACTTTACTGACAGCCTGGGTGAGTGACTATTATTGTGGGAGGTACTTAAACATCTTGGCCAAATAGGGCTTTTCCCATTGTGCGGGTGTGGGGGCACCCAATAAATAGACCTTCATCCAGATGCTTCTATGAGTACACAGCAGTTCCTAATGAGCTCCATGTCCTCAAATCCCAGCTTCCCTTTTGGTCTCTTTCGCATCTTTCCTCACAATCTCCATTCACTTTCACAAAACCCCAACCTGGGCCCCTAAGGACACTTCCCTTTCCCCAAGTCTGAATTATTTCACCTGATGCTCTCCGACCTGTATTATTAATAGAATtcttggctgagtgcagtggcttacacctgtaatcccagtactttgggaggctgaggtgggcggatcacgaggtcaggagatcagagatcgaggccatcctggccaacatggtgaaacctcatctctactaaaaaaaaaaaatacaaaaatattagctgggtgtggtggcgcacccctgtagtcccagctactcgggaggctgaggcaggagaatcgcttgaacccggaaggcggaggttgcagtgagctgagattgtgaaactgcactccagcctgggcgacagagcaagactccgtctcaaaaaaaaaaaaatctcaagagaAACTGTTTAAGATGCAGATAACTACGTACAACCCCCAAGAGATCCTCAATCAGCAGGTACGGCCACGAAATGGTACCTTGAACAGATCCCAAGTGACTGACGTCGTGGCCACCCTGGTTCAGGAGATCCTcgggaggggcaggggagggccagaagaaaactatatttttagCTAAAAGACCTCAGCTTCTggcttggcacggtggcttacacctgtaatcccaacactttgggaggccgaggtgggcagatcacttcagcccaggaggtagaagctgcagtgggctgagattgtgccactgcactcccacctgggtgacagagcaaaactccatctcaaaaaaaagacgaCCTTGGCTTCTGTGTGAGGGaataggaagggagggaaaggttTTCATCTTCCAGCtgtttataaaaaaaataaactggtaCTTTGAGGTAATTTGCGTCACCAGATACCTATTCTAGAAACCCCAAGATCTGTGGGACATCCTTCCACATCAGTGGAAAGCCATTCGCAAAGAGGACAAACGGCTTCTTTTCTCATGGATCATTAACAATTCTCAAAGCTTGAACCCGTATCTGATAACCAGTCACATCTGGCTGGGGGCACTGTTTGAAAGGGGAATCCTTTCCTCAAATTTAATAGTCCATGCAATCCCCACCTACAAAAGAGCCTTAACAGGACACTTAATTTGCTaaactttattttatacatacacgTTTACATTTACTAGTCATGGTGTCAACTTGTTAACACAATGAAGCCCTAATGGACCCGTTTTGAAATTAGAAGCTGGACAGTTGCAGGCTTTGGTCTCTTCAAGAATCCAATTCACCCCTGGGTTTCGCTTGGCACACACCCCAGGAGAACTTCGATGCACACAGCTGTGTAGCTGCAAACGGAAACCACTCTCTTTTCTCTCATATTTTTCAGTCAGACTCACTCAGGATTTTGAGATGAATCATCACGagaaatttgttttaaagttgAATCACTGAGAACATCTAACAACTGTAGTTGAAGTCGGAAAAGACGCCCTGAAAACTTGCAAGGGCTAATACTCTATCATAGAATATTACTACTGTTCACCATGTTAATACATTTACTTACTACCATACAACTGAAGAGTCACGGCAGAACAAGAGCATGTGAATGACGAAAGGAAACTTGCTTTCAGGGTGTCAGATTATAGGACATGCACAGGAACTTCTTCCACTTCTAACCTCGCTCATCAGTCACATTTACGAGAAACTCAATTTTAAGCAAAGAGATGCCAGAAATAACTAACTCAAGACGTGTACAAAAACAAGTTAACCTATGAACACAAGGTAAGATTCTGATAGTCTTCAATGTGACTTCCAACATATCTGAGTAGTcacttttcagttttttaaacacGTGAAAAAAATAGATTCGGATTACATCTTTGTGGACGGCTACGATACAGTTTGGAAACCATTATCTCAGGGACCCTGCCCTCTCCTCTACACAtgcgcacgcaaacacacacacacacacaatgacacaTGGTGGTGTGGTCTAATATAGTGTGTCTGAATTCAGAGGGCAGACATTAACagccaagttttgtttttttttttttttttttgagagagagtctcactctgctgcccaggctggagtgctgtggcgcaatctcggctcattgcaacctccgcctcctggattcaagcaattcatccgcctcagcctcctgagtagctgggattacaggcacgcgccaccacgcccagctaatttttgtagagatggggtttcaccatgttggtcaagctagtctcaaactcctcacctcgtgatccatctgcctcggcctcccaaagtgctgggattacaggcgtgagccaccgcgcccggccaacagctaagttttaaaatatttttttcccctcttactATAATGTAATAACCTTCTGCTGCAAAGATGGTGACAGTTTGGTGCAAAGATGGTGACAgttgggtagatggatggaatTAGAGCTGGGGACCTAGGAATGCCTGCGTCCTTCCATATAATCACCCCCCTTCCCCACAGGATTCCTGAGAGGGCTCATCCCAAATGGGAATCAAAGTGCCATTTTTACTAACAAACTCTAAAACTCAAAAGACTTCGAGGTCTAGGCAGACATTCTTTTTCCCTAAAACTAACTCTTGGGACCTCCTGGCTAGATAACTGGAGGACGGAAGCTGGAGACTGAAGGAGCAATGAAACCAGGTTTGCAGTGAAGGTCCTGGCTTAACTTACCCCGCTGGTTACACGAGAGGAAGGCGGGAGGGAGAATATGGCAGGGCCACCCAGCTCTTCCAAACGCCAGGGCCTGCAGAGGTCGCTGACCATTCCGAAGAGGGAGCGAGGCGTGGGGGAGAAAAGCTGAACACAGATGAGTGTAACAGTGACCCTGCTCATGCATAAAGGGGAATGAATGTTCTAGAATTTTCCCAATCCTCTTACCAACTCTCCTGCCTCTGAAGGGAAGGTGAGTAGAGAAGGCGGTGAAATGGCAGGCCTGGTAGAGAAAAGGGCATAGAGATCCACCTCCCTTCCCCAACTCCCTCCCACCCGAGACCTCACCTATCGTTTACCTCAGAGCCAGATCTCTATCAACAGGGGCCCTAAGAGAGTCCAAAGTCTTATTTTATTCAGTGACAAGAGAAAACTTGGTTGACTTGGAACTTCTTCCTTGTTCTTTCAACTCCTCAGTATGGGTGGTCCCCCAGATCAAACCTTTCTGGATTCTGCAAATAAATGAGAGAACAGATCAAGAAGGGAAGCAGAGAGCTGTCATTAGGAAATGCATTACTTCCAAGAAATTTCTGGGTCCCTGAACATTTCTATTCCCCAGCCAGGTCTCTAGAAAACTTCACCCTTAAAGCCACATACCCTGCAAACACCATAACTccaaagtattaattttttttcagggtctcactctatcacccaggctggagtgcagcagtgtgatcttggctccctgcaacctccacctcccaggttcaagcaattctcatgcctcggccttcccagcagctggaattacaggcacaaaccaccatgcccagctaatttctgtatttttagtagagatggggtttcaccatattggccaggctggtctcgaactcctgacctcaggtgatctgtccaccttggcctcccaaatcattaaattctctttttttttttttttcgacacagagtctcactcttgtcacccaggctggaggacagtggcacaatctaggatcactgcaacctccgcctcccaggttcaagagattctcctgcctcagccacccgagtagcagggattacaggcgtgtgccaccacacccggctaattttttgtatttttagtagagacggggtttcaccatgttggccaggctggtcttgaactcctgacctcaggcgatctcaggcgatctgcccaccttggcttcccaaagtgctgggattacaggcgtgagccaccaagcctgggcCCAAACCATTACATTCTCATCAAGGAAGATGAGTCAGATGGAGTGGCAAATGACCACAGCGACACTCATTGTGGGTTTGCTCTGCCACCTCCTGCCCACCAGATGtccccagcattggccttcaggGGCTCCCAGAAGGGCGGTCTGGGCTCTTACCCTCCTCAACTGGTGTGTCATCCACCTCCTGCCATGCACCAGGGTCCTCCTCATCACCCGCTTGACCCACCACCTCCTCGGGCTCCTCTGCCCCACCTGCCActcctgctcctcctgcctcatccacTTGCTGGCACGAGCCCAGTCACTTCTGCTGTCATTCTCACCATTGGTGGCACGCCGAGGAGAGCCTTCTGGCTTGGCCTTCGGACCCCTAGAGGTTGAGGCTGTTGCCTCGGCAGGCTGCTGGCCTTGAGGGGCCTTCTGAACTGATGCCTCCCTTCTTGAGCCCGGCCCTTTCTTTGGCATCACCGGCTTCTTCCTGCCATCTTCTGAGTCAACCAAGACGTAAGAGACAGGGCCCAAGCtcaccttcttcttcttcctcatgGGAGCGGGGTTCTTGGCAGAAACCCAGGCCATGGCCTTCTTCTTTGGCGGGCTTTCATGGCCACCATCTTGGTCTGACTCAGAGGCACCTCCTGGGCTCtcggcttctgcctgggcatcctgAGGTGGCTCTCTGGGACCCTTCCAGGCACATTTCGCCATGGGCTTCTTCAAAGCCAACTCCTCCTGCTTCACACAGGGCTTTCTGCTGCCCTTGATGGGCTCTGAGATCGCCATGCTTTCAGCATCACCCACCTCAGGATCCTCCAAGTTGGCTGTGCTGTTGGAATTGATGCCTTTGGGTTTTTTCCAGGGCACTGCTTCCTGCTTGGGgttcttcttctgcttctttctccTGGAGCGAGACTTAGCTCCAGCCCTGCGAACCAAAGGTTTGGGAGGGTCATGCTGGTCTTCCGTGGCATTCCAGTTGTTGGGGGTCTCTGCCTTTAAGGCAGAACCCACCTCTGCTGCAAGCCCCGGTTCTTTCTTCACCTTCTTCCCTGCTGCTAAAGCCCAGGCTGCCATCTCCTCGAATTCAGCGGCCTCCTGGGCCCTGGCTTCCTCCCGGCTGCGGATCTCCGCATCCATGCAGAAGATGATCTGCACCACCGCTCCCAGGAGCACCCCCAGAGCTTCTGCCCAGTTCTCTGGGGGCTGATGCTGGTTCTGGGACAGGGTGGGGTGGTTGAGCTGGAGCAGGCGGACCACATCCTCCCAGGTGCGCCCCTCGGCATCCAGGAAttcattcagattttttaaaaactcagcatCCTGGGTAGGGTCTCTACAGACCACTCTCCAGACACCACCCCTTCCTGGGAATTCACGGGGGATGGTGCTCAGATTCACACCTTCACCAACCTCAATGAGGGCAGCTTTAACATTCTCTTCCCTCACAAAAATCTTGTTGAGCACGCGGTACGGGCCCAGTGGGGCGAGGACCCCATTCAAGGTCTCCTCAATTTCTGCCTGCCCACAGTCCTCTGGGATACCTGTGACCAATAAGGACCTGTGGATGTCCACTTCCATTCCCCTGCACCAATCCTCCAGAAGGTTCATCGCCATGGTCTTGGACATTTAGCGGCTCTGACCCTACTACGTGTAGTAAATAGTCTATCAGGTGGACGTGGGCTGCAGCGGTCCCCAAACAATAATCCTGCAAGGTGACAAGGGAGCGAGGTCAGGTTCCCAGGAAGATGGCCAAGCTCACAGATCCGAGCTACCCCCTCCGCGGCTGGCCTGCAGGAGGCCTCGCGCTTTCCCAACACCCTCCTCCCCAACCCAGGCCCCGGTGCTCACACGTGTCCCGGAATCTGCCGCAAAAGGCCCTCGGACCCTCCCCCGGGCCTGACGCTCCGCCTGCCCGGCCGGGACTTACTTGGCAGACCAGCCTCCGACCGCCCAGCCAGGCCAAGGAGAGGCAGCGGGATGCAGCCGTTTCCCAGTCGCTGGCTCCGGCTACCCCGGCGCCGCTGCTAGAGGCAGAAAAGGCCAAGAAGGCGCCGTCCGCCCCCGCTCCGGCCCAGGCGGGTCACGCGGCGTCCAGCCTCGATCCCGTTAGCTGCGAGAAGCCGAGGTTGGCGTCGCAGCGCGCGCCTGCGCACTGGCTCCCGCACCGCCGCTCGGGGGTCTTGGGCTGCGCAGGTGCCGACGTCTCCATGGCAACCGGGCGTGGGTTGCTGGGACTGAGCCAGGCCTGCGCGCCGGCGCTGCAACTGGACCTAGGGAGCCGGGTGCAAGGGTGGCCTGTTCAGGTCGCAGAGCAAAGGGGTCTGGATACACTGCAGTGGCGCCTCCACGGAGGCCCTCTTTCCACCCAAGTGGGCCTCGCGAACGGGGATTAGGTCGGTGAGAAGCGCCAACATTTATGGCTGCACCCACTGACTCTATTATCCTCTGCCCCACCTGTTGGATTCACCCAACGCAACTCTTGGGAGACACTAGAAATCAAGAAAGGAGGAAAACGAGGCTTTAATATTCTTGGGTTCCCCCAACAAAAGGTACAGCTCCTGTTGGGCTTGTAGCCTTCTCTACTACAAGCTGCTGGGTTCTTCCAGgaatttccagaaacttctagaAATTTCTTACTCTCCTCCCCGACCCCTTCTAGCATGAGGATAATGCCTCGCCTGTTCTTGTTTCCTCAACATGATTCAGGGCAGGTTCTTGGCATCCTCCAGGCAGGGGGTAATGTTACAGCTCAGTGACTGCCCCTACAGAGAAGTGTTAGTCCAAACTGCAACCATTCTGTAAGCCCCCGACTATTTTGCAGATCTTGGTCAAAGTAAAATATTCCACGGGGGTTCGAGCCAATGAGAAACATACTGCCTAATCACCTGACCACAAGGCGGACAAAGGCCCAACTAAAGAAACATTATCATACCCTATCGGGCAAATGCCCAGCTGAAGAAACATCCCTATCATATTCTGATGGGAGAAAGTGCAGAGAACACCACATTCCACCAGAACAAGGGCCAGAACCGCCTCATCATGGAACCATCTTATCAATATCCTGCTGGGCAGCAAGCCATACTGCTCAGACCCCTCCCACCCATAACTATAAGTACCCCCAGCCTATAAGCAGCGGTGGGCTCTGGCATTAGGCTGGTTCCCCGCTTCCACAGGTGTCTTCAGTATACCTGGGTTGCTGTTGAGCCGCCTTCTGTCTGTGTGTCTTTAACCCTCACCTTCCCTCCAAAACCTAACAAGGAGGGCTACCTTCTAGGCAGTGTGCTGAGAATAGCACCTCGGGGCAAGGCGGCAGTcacatttatacccacttttaatgaCATGCTAATTAAGAGGTGGGTTTTCAGAATTAGCAAATTGGCAGTAACTTacgggtgttgccatggcaatggtaaactgtcatggtgctggcaGGCATGTCTTATGGAGAGAGGCTTTCGGTGCCTTTTCCAGGTTTTGGCCAGTCTTCAATGTGGTTCTCAGCGGAGTCCCCTGGGCCTCCTACCTCAACCTTGCTGCCCATGAGCAAGAACTTTGTTAATAGTTTATTAAAGCtcagcgctgtggctcacgcatgtaatcccaacactttgggaggctgaggagggcggatcacttgagctggggagtttgagaccatcctgggcaacatggcaaaacccagtccctACCAAAaacgcaaaaaattagccaggtgtgatagcggtcactgtggtctcagctattcgggaggctgaggtgggaggattgcttgaacccgggaggcagaggttgcagtgagccaagatggcaccactgcactccagcctgggcaacagagtgagaccctgtctcaaaaaaaataaattaattaagcaCTCGTATGAGACTCGGTTGGACTGGCcgtctggttttttttgtttgttttttgccagGCCCTCACTGATCCACCTACCAATGccccttcctggctgtgtgatcttagacaaATAATTTGAGCCCTCTGAGCTTATTTCTTTTGTCTGTAATAGGAATTCTAATAAAAAATCTTCCTGATTTGGAAGTTTTGAAGATTCGGGGGGATCTCATCTGAAAGATGCACGGAAGTACAATTTGGGCCTTGTATTCAACCAAAATCTGTTCTTTGGGTTCATTTTTTGAAATTGACATTTACAAGGCCAAATAGCCAAATGTTCATTTCACTGTCATCTCTGGCATCCCTAAATTTGGGCATCATCAATACTTGTGTGATTGCCCAAGTTCCCATCATATTTTGTGCTAAAAAGTTGTGTCATTCAAATCGTTAACCTCTGATTATTCACATAATTCACACCTGAATATTCCAATAAACACTCTAGCTATGATTAAAGTCTTTAAATCTCATGTGctttatatgttgaaattctaagtATCAGTGGAAGAATGAGTGTATATTTTTAGGCAGTGGTTTAAAAACATAGCCATAAATTCTCTGACACTTCTATTGAGAAGTGAGGATCTATGTCCTCTCCTCCTGAATCTGAGCAGACTTGTGACTACTTTAaccagtggagtttagtggaaggGAAGCTATGTGGCTTTTCAGACTATGTTACAGAAGGGCATGCAACTTCTTCCTCATTcactggaacactctttttttttttttttttttttttttttttttgagacagagtctcactctgtcgcccaggctggagtgcagtggcgcgatctcggctcactgcaagccccacctcccgggttcacaccattccagGTTGGGAAGAACAATGAACAATTTTTCTGAGAGATGGCTAATCACAATCCCCCATGGGCACAATGACCTCTTTCTGCATGTAGCCCCCTCTAGCATGCCCCTATGAAACTTCCTTCCAGTCCCTGCCTTTTTGCAGACAGcccccttctctgctgtgctgcccatTGCAACCGTGCAATGTATTTTCATAtcttctctaataaatctgcctttctttacctacaactgtctCGGTAAATACCTTTACTGCCCACAACACCCGCCGCACCTAGTCGTACCCGTGACAGTTGGGGGTGACTCAAATGACTGAGAGCTAGAATCATCTGGGAGTttcttcactcacatgtctggaGTCTGGGCTGAAATCCTTTGAAAGCTGGTCTCAGCTGGGAAATGTTGATGGAAGCACTGatgtggcttgggcttcctcacagcatgaaAACCAGAGGGCAGATCGTTGAACTTCTTACTTGGAAGCTCAAGGATGCAAGAACAAGAGTGTTCCGGtgaggctaggcgtggtggctcacgcctgtaatcccaccctttgggaggctgaggcaggcggatcacgaggtcaggagatcgagaccatcctggctaacatggtgaaaccccgtctctactaaaaatacaaaaaaattagccgggcctggtggcaatctcctgtaatcccagctactcgggaggctgaggcaggagaatggcctggccaacatggtgagccGAGGCTGCaccatgacactccagcctgggggacaagagtgaggcttcgtctcaaaaaaagaaagaaagaggccggcacaggctcacgcctgtaatcctaccctttgggaggctgaggtgggcggatcacgaggtcaggagatcgagaccatcctggctaacacggtgaaaccctttctctactaaaaatacaaaaaaaaaaaaaaaaaaaaaaaattagccgggcgtggtggcaggcgccagtagtcccagctactcgggaggctgaggcaggagaatggagtgaactcgggaggcggagcttgcagtgagccgagatcacgccactgcactccagcctgggcgacagagcaagactccatctcaaaaaaaaaaaaagttactctaGAGAAGTAGTTGGGACCCCCCATGGGAATGAGATGCATCTACCACCGTAACAGGAGGGACCTCTGCATCCAGGACATCTGGGTCCAGGAACGCCAGTAGGAGTGAAGGCAGGAAAATgaagacaggctgggcacggtggcttatgcctgtaaccccagcactgtgggaggccaaggcaggtgagcccacctgagatcaggggttccagaccagcctggccaacatggagaaaccctgtctctactacaaatacaaaaattagccgggcatagtggtgcatgcctgtaatcccaggtacttgggaggctgaagcaggagaatcgcttgaatccaggaggcggaggttgtggtgagctgagattgtgccattgcactccagcctgggcaacaagagcgaaactccatctcacaaaccaaaaaaaaaagtaaattattttttaaaaaataaatataggttaaaatagtgaattttatgttaCGTGTATTTTACTACAAAAGTGAACAAATAATGCGTTACAGAATGGAGAGATGGGggcaagggagggaaagagatgccttcagctttgccccaaaagccaggtttcagcTTTCTGCAGAGCCAATATTCCTAACAGTCCTGACTGCCCCTTGAGGAATGCCACCCAACCCCAGTGCATGCACACAGAATCAAAGTTCTGGAACtttctcttcaaggagaaaacaaaacatctCAGTGTGTTTGAAAATTCTGCTAAGGAGTTgtcagacaaaaaataataataataaaagaaaagaacaagaagaaaatcaTCAATCTGGACAGGATAAAAAGTAAATTTGTACTAGCAGTGGATTGTAAAACGTCATaactaaaatgaaatggaatggatgttTGCTGAATCTCAGAGGCTTTTGCTATGTTTGCCAAGTAGTTTTACAAATGCGGGAGCTTGTTTGTGATCCAGGCTGCAGACAAAGTTGCTGCAGTGGAAACTGAGTCACACAGTGACTCAATTAGAATTAGACACTGTCcgttttttcttctctctttttcagtTGTTTATTTTGGCATGcaaggaaacaatagacactgagttTTGATAAATATTGGATTTTTAAATGCAATAATCCTCAAAGTGACTACCTCTGGGGAGAAGGAGAGGGCAAATCATATGGGAGGTAGGACACAGCCTGTTTAAACAATAAGTTTGTTTAAAGATGTGTAAGTAAATTTAGCATAGTGTTAAGATTTGATAAAGAATGGCAAGGGATACATAAGGGTTAATTATataaatctctatttttttttttttttttttctgagacagagtctcactctgtcccccaggctggagtgcagtggcacactcagcctccacctcctgggttcaagcgattctcctaccttagcctcctgagtagccgggattacaggcacgtgccaccatgctgagctaatttttgtatttttagtagagacagggtttccccatgttgcccaggctggtctcaaactgctgacctcaagtgatccacctgccttgg
This portion of the Pongo abelii isolate AG06213 chromosome 20, NHGRI_mPonAbe1-v2.0_pri, whole genome shotgun sequence genome encodes:
- the PNMA8A gene encoding paraneoplastic antigen-like protein 8A isoform X1; translation: MSKTMAMNLLEDWCRGMEVDIHRSLLVTGIPEDCGQAEIEETLNGVLAPLGPYRVLNKIFVREENVKAALIEVGEGVNLSTIPREFPGRGGVWRVVCRDPTQDAEFLKNLNEFLDAEGRTWEDVVRLLQLNHPTLSQNQHQPPENWAEALGVLLGAVVQIIFCMDAEIRSREEARAQEAAEFEEMAAWALAAGKKVKKEPGLAAEVGSALKAETPNNWNATEDQHDPPKPLVRRAGAKSRSRRKKQKKNPKQEAVPWKKPKGINSNSTANLEDPEVGDAESMAISEPIKGSRKPCVKQEELALKKPMAKCAWKGPREPPQDAQAEAESPGGASESDQDGGHESPPKKKAMAWVSAKNPAPMRKKKKVSLGPVSYVLVDSEDGRKKPVMPKKGPGSRREASVQKAPQGQQPAEATASTSRGPKAKPEGSPRRATNGENDSRSDWARASKWMRQEEQEWQVGQRSPRRWWVKRVMRRTLVHGRRWMTHQLRRNPERFDLGDHPY
- the PNMA8A gene encoding paraneoplastic antigen-like protein 8A isoform X2, coding for MSKTMAMNLLEDWCRGMEVDIHRSLLVTGIPEDCGQAEIEETLNGVLAPLGPYRVLNKIFVREENVKAALIEVGEGVNLSTIPREFPGRGGVWRVVCRDPTQDAEFLKNLNEFLDAEGRTWEDVVRLLQLNHPTLSQNQHQPPENWAEALGVLLGAVVQIIFCMDAEIRSREEARAQEAAEFEEMAAWALAAGKKVKKEPGLAAEVGSALKAETPNNWNATEDQHDPPKPLVRRAGAKSRSRRKKQKKNPKQEAVPWKKPKGINSNSTANLEDPEVGDAESMAISEPIKGSRKPCVKQEELALKKPMAKCAWKGPREPPQDAQAEAESPGGASESDQDGGHESPPKKKAMAWVSAKNPAPMRKKKKVSLGPVSYVLVDSEDGRKKPVMPKKGPGSRREASVQKAPQGQQPAEATASTSRGPKAKPEGSPRRATNGENDSRSDWARASKWMRQEEQEWQNPERFDLGDHPY
- the PNMA8A gene encoding paraneoplastic antigen-like protein 8A isoform X3, coding for MSKTMAMNLLEDWCRGMEVDIHRSLLVTGIPEDCGQAEIEETLNGVLAPLGPYRVLNKIFVREENVKAALIEVGEGVNLSTIPREFPGRGGVWRVVCRDPTQDAEFLKNLNEFLDAEGRTWEDVVRLLQLNHPTLSQNQHQPPENWAEALGVLLGAVVQIIFCMDAEIRSREEARAQEAAEFEEMAAWALAAGKKVKKEPGLAAEVGSALKAETPNNWNATEDQHDPPKPLVRRAGAKSRSRRKKQKKNPKQEAVPWKKPKGINSNSTANLEDPEVGDAESMAISEPIKGSRKPCVKQEELALKKPMAKCAWKGPREPPQDAQAEAESPGGASESDQDGGHESPPKKKAMAWVSAKNPAPMRKKKKVSLGPVSYVLVDSEDGRKKPVMPKKGPGSRREASVQKAPQGQQPAEATASTSRGPKAKPEGSPRRATNESRKV
- the PNMA8A gene encoding paraneoplastic antigen-like protein 8A (The RefSeq protein has 2 substitutions compared to this genomic sequence) produces the protein MSKTMAMNLLEDWCRGMEVDIHRSLLVTGIPEDCGQAEIEETLNGVLAPLGPYRVLNKIFVREENVKAALIEVGEGVNLSTIPREFPGRGGVWRVVCRDPTQDAEFLKNLNEFLDAEGRTWEDVVRLLQLNHPTLSQNQHQPPENWAEALGVLLGAVVQIIFCMDAEIRSREEARAQEAAEFEEMAAWALAAGKKVKKEPGLAAEVGSALKAETPNNWNATEDQHDPPKPLVRRAGAKSRSRRKKQKKNPKQEAVPWKKPKGINSSSTANLEDPVVGDAESMAISEPIKGSRKPCVKQEELALKKPMAKCAWKGPREPPQDAQAEAESPGGASESDQDGGHESPPKKKAMAWVSAKNPAPMRKKKKVSLGPVSYVLVDSEDGRKKPVMPKKGPGSRREASVQKAPQGQQPAEATASTSRGPKAKPEGSPRRATNESRKV